A single Moritella sp. Urea-trap-13 DNA region contains:
- the hpt gene encoding hypoxanthine phosphoribosyltransferase — MKHTVEVMITEADIQAKVKELAAQIETHYKDTDTLIIVCLLRGSVIYMSDLCRHINLPVELDFMTASSYGNSMESNRDVRILKDLDSDIKGKDVLIVEDIIDTGFTLSKIKTMLELRDPKSITITTLLDKPSRREVAVPVDWVGFEIPDEFVVGYGIDYGQKYRNLPYVGKVVPLEG, encoded by the coding sequence ATGAAACACACTGTTGAAGTGATGATCACTGAAGCTGATATTCAAGCAAAAGTAAAAGAGTTAGCGGCACAAATTGAAACGCATTATAAAGATACTGATACGCTAATCATTGTTTGCTTATTACGTGGTTCGGTTATTTATATGTCGGATCTGTGTCGCCACATTAATTTACCGGTTGAATTAGATTTCATGACTGCATCAAGCTACGGTAATTCAATGGAAAGTAACCGTGATGTGCGTATCTTAAAAGACTTAGACAGCGACATTAAAGGCAAAGACGTACTTATCGTTGAAGACATCATTGATACTGGTTTCACGTTAAGCAAGATCAAAACCATGTTAGAACTGCGTGATCCTAAATCAATCACTATCACAACGTTACTAGATAAACCGTCTCGTCGTGAAGTTGCTGTACCAGTTGATTGGGTTGGTTTTGAGATCCCTGATGAATTCGTAGTTGGTTATGGTATTGATTACGGTCAAAAATACCGTAACTTACCTTACGTAGGTAAAGTTGTACCGCTAGAAGGCTAA